A single region of the Panthera tigris isolate Pti1 chromosome B1, P.tigris_Pti1_mat1.1, whole genome shotgun sequence genome encodes:
- the PABPC4L gene encoding polyadenylate-binding protein 4-like, translating to MNVAAKYRQASLYVGDLHADVTEDLLFKKFSTVGPVLSIRICRDLVTRRSLGYAYVNFLKLADAQRALDTMNFDTIKGKPIRLMWSQRDAYLRKSGIGNVFIKNLDRSIDNKTLYEHFSAFGKILSSKVMSDDQGSRGYAFVHFQNQIAADRAIEEMNGALLKDCRLFVGRFKNRKDREAELRNKANEFTNVYIKNFGDDMDDERLKEVFSKYGKTLSVKVMTDSSGKSKGFGFVSFDSHEAAKKAVEEMNGKDINGQLLFVGRAQKKSERQAELKQVFEQLKQERFRRCQGMKLYIKNLDDTIDDEKLWREFSSFGSISRVKIMREEGRSKGFGLICFSSPEEATKAMAEMNGRILGSKPLYIALAQKP from the coding sequence ATGAATGTGGCAGCGAAGTACCGCCAGGCGTCGCTGTACGTGGGTGACCTCCACGCAGATGTCACCGAGGACTTGCTGTTCAAAAAGTTCAGCACCGTGGGGCCTGTGCTGTCCATCCGCATCTGCAGGGACCTGGTCACCCGCCGCTCTCTGGGCTATGCCTACGTGAACTTCCTGAAGCTGGCCGATGCCCAGAGGGCCCTGGACACGATGAACTTTGACACGATAAAGGGCAAACCCATCCGCCTCATGTGGTCTCAGCGCGATGCCTACTTAAGGAAGTCGGGCATCGGAAACGTGTTCATCAAGAATCTGGACAGATCCATTGATAACAAAACCCTCTATGAACATTTTTCAGCCTTTGGGAAGATCCTTTCCTCCAAGGTGATGAGTGATGACCAAGGATCTAGGGGCTATGCCTTTGTGCACTTTCAGAACCAGATCGCAGCCGACAGGGCCATCGAGGAGATGAATGGGGCTCTGCTTAAGGACTGCAGGCTGTTTGTCGGCAGATTCAAAAACCGTAAAGATCGGGAAGCCGAGCTCCGCAACAAGGCCAATGAATTCACCAATGTTTACATCAAAAACTTTGGAGATGACATGGATGATGAGAGACTGAAGGAAGTTTTCAGTAAATATGGTAAAACCCTGAGTGTGAAGGTGATGACAGATTCCAGTGGGAAATCCAAAGGCTTTGGCTTTGTGAGTTTTGATAGCCATGAGGCTGCCAAAAAGGCCgttgaagaaatgaatggaaaggaTATAAACGGACAGCTGCTTTTTGTAGGCCGGGCGCAAAAGAAATCCGAGCGACAGGCCGAGTTAAAGCAAGTGTTTGAGCAGCTGAAACAGGAAAGATTTCGGAGGTGCCAAGGCATGAAGCTCTATATTAAGAATCTCGATGACACCATTGATGATGAGAAACTGTGGAGGGAATTTTCTTCATTTGGATCAATTAGCAGAGTCAAGATAATGCGGGAAGAAGGGCGAAGCAAAGGGTTTGGCTTGATCTGCTTCTCCTCTCCTGAGGAGGCCACTAAAGCAATGGCTGAGATGAATGGCCGTATCTTGGGCTCCAAGCCACTCTACATTGCCCTGGCCCAGAAGCCCTAG